The genomic region GGCCAGCAGCGGGTCACTCTCATCGCCGCTCAGATGGTCGCTGTCCGCGTACACCGAGCCGGTGGACACGAAGACCCAGTGCGCACCGATGCTGCCGAGCGAGGCCAGCGCCGAACGGACCTGGCCGGGCTGCTGGGCCACATCGACGATCAGGTCGAAGGCGCCGCCGCGGACCCCGCCGTATGCATCCGGCGCGGTGCGATCAGCGCGGAGCTCGCTGACACCCGCCGGGAACGAGCCGCTGCCCCGCGCGAGGCAGGTGACGTCATGACCGGCGGCCACCGCCTGCCGGGCCACTTCGGCCGACAGCCAGGCGGTCCCACCCAGGACGAGAACTGTGCTCATCGCCCCACTCCACCGCAGCGGAGCAGGCAGGGCAAGCCTCTCCGCCGTGAGCGGATCCGGCCTTGACTTCGAGTGCACTCACACCCCTAGCGTCGAGGACATGAGCATCCGACTCGGCTACCAGATCCCGAACTTCAGCTACCCCGGCGGCGATACCGCCGCGATCTTCCCGACCGTTGTCGCACAAGCGCGCGAGGCCGAGGCGGGCGGCTTCGACACCGTGCTGCTGATGGACCACTTCTACCAACTCCCCGGGATCGGCGCGCCCGAGGAACCGATGATGGAGGCGTACACGACGCTCGGAGCGCTGGCCGCCTCCACGAAGAGCATCCAGCTGTCCACGTTGGTCACCGGCAACACCTACCGGAATCCGGCCATGCTGGCCAAGACCGCCAGCACGCTGGACGTGATCAGCAACGGACGCGCGGTGCTGGCCATCGGCGCCGGCTGGTACGAGCTGGAGCACCAGCAGATGGGCTACGAGTTCGGCACCTTCACCGACCGGTTCGAGCGCCTCGACGAGAGCCTGCAGATCATCGAGCCGATGCTGCGGGGCCGGCACCCGGAGCTAGACGGGAAGTGGTACTCCGCACACGGCACGCTGAACAACCCGCGGGTGCGGGACAGCCTGCCGATCATGCTGGGCGGTAGCGGCGAGAAGAAGACCTTCGGTCTGGCCGCACGGTTCGCCGACCATCTCAACATCATCTGCGACGCCTCCGAACTGCCCCGCAAGCTGGACGCCGTCAAGCAGCGCTGCACGGAGGTCGACCGGGATCCGGCCACCCTGGAGACCTCGTTCCTGGCGTTCGGGATGATCGCCGACACCCACGAGCAGGCGGACGCGCTGGTCAGGGACCACCTACGGTCCAGCGGCGCCGATCCGGACACCATGGACGACGACGCGTTCGCCGCGGCCACCGACCGGATCTTCTACGGAACGGGTGAAGAGGTCGCCGAGAAGCTCCAGCATCGGGTGCTGGACACCGGGGTCGACGGGATCATCATCAACCTGGTCCGTACCGGTCATCTGCCCGGTGCTGTCGAGCAGGCGGGCGAGGCGCTGGCGCCCCTGGTGCGCTGAGCGTTGCGAACCTGGGCGGCCTACGCTCGGTCGGATGATCGTTTGGCTGAACGGGCCGTTCGGGGCCGGTAAGACGACGGTCGCCCGACTCCTACTGGCGTCCGATCCCGCCCTGGTCCTGTTCGACCCCGAGCAGATCGGGTATCTGCTACAACCTGTTCTGACGCAACGGATCCCGGTCGGCGATTTCCAGGACTGGCGCGCCTGGCGCATCCTGACCGCTGCCGCGCTGGTGGCGCTGCACGAGGAGCTGAAGGCCGATCTGTTGGTCCCGCAGACGGTGCTCGTGCAGCGGTACTGGACGGAGATCGCGGAGGCACTCGCTGCCGCTCAGGTGCCTGTGCGTGCCTTCACCCTGGACGTCCGGGAGCCGGAGCATCGACGCCGGATCGATGCGGATCTCCACGAACCAGGCGCAGCCGGCTGGCGCCGTGATCGCCGAGCCGACTACGACGCGGCCCGTAGCTGGCTGGGCGCCGTCACCGAGCTGATCGACACCACCGACCGGTCGGCCGAGCAGGTCGCCGCCCGATCAGCTCCTCACTCGATCTGCGGCAGATCGACCTGACCACCACAGCGGACCGCTGACGAACCAGATCGCCACCACCACCCCGATCATCGGCACCCGCTGGGTGAGCGCCGCACCCGCATCCGGGGCTGCCACCAGGAAGCGAAGGCCCAGGAGTGTGACGGTCGCGATCGCGGCGGCGATCAGCGCCAGGCCGAATGTGCGCCACTCATAGGACGCCCTCCCGGCGCCCGCCCGTGCTTTCGGAGTCGGCGCCGGGCCGCCGGCGAACCGGTGGGCGACCCGGGACATCCGCCCACTGCACCATCCGGTGTCCGAACGCGACGCTGATTCCTAGATACATCCCGGCGAGGCTATGGACGTTCGCCGCGACCGTTCCGCGGCCCAGATCGATCGCGACCAGTGCGAGCAGCACCACGTCGACCAGTGGCACCGCCAGCAGCAGCCAGTTGCTGAGCCTGCGCCGCCTGGGAGCGGGAACGGGTCGGCAACCGACAACACCTGGTCGAGCTCGAGCACGCCGCGCGGCTGACCCGGGAGCGCGCCGCCACCGCCCGCGAACTGCACGACGTGATCGCCGGCCACCTGTCGTCGATCGCGCTGCAGACCTCAGCGCTCACCGGAGCGGATGCCGATCGAGTACCGCTTAACAGCGGTCGACCGCGCTCCGGACGCTGTCGACGGTCGGATGCTCGACCCACTTCCGGTGACCCTGCACGCAGAACTGGACCAACTCCTTGATCGGTTCCGGGCCGGCGGTGCCGAGTTGGTGGTGGTGCTGCAGCCCGATCCGCTGCCCCGACTTCCTGCGCTGATAGACCAGGTGGCGTACCGGGTGGTGGCGGAGGCCCTCACCAACGCGTCCCGCCACGGCGCCGAACTGCCGACGGACCTGCGGATCACCGCCACCCAGGAGCAGCCGACGATCCGGGTACGGAGCGCCCTGCTCGACCGCTCGGCGCCCACCGACCGTTCCGCGGCGGCCACCGTCGGCACCGGCCACGGCCTGTCGAACCTGCTCGGCCGGGTCACCGCAGCGGGTGGTCGGTTCAGCGCGGGCGTCGATGACGGCCGGTGGAGTGTCGACTGCGTGCTGCCGCTGGAGGGAAGCGCATGATCCGGGTGCTGATCGCCGACCACCACGAGGCCGTCCGGGCAGGTCTGCAGCTGCTCGTCGGCAGCGCGCAGGACGTCGAGGTGGTCGGCTCCGCGATCGACGGGGCCGACGCGATCCGGCAGAGCCGGACCCTGCGGCCGGACGTGGTGCTGATGGATGTTCGGATGCCGGGCACGGACGGCATTGCTGCCACGCGCGCGATCGTCCACAACGAGCTCGCCGCGTTACTGGTGCTCACCACCCACGACGACGACGCAGCCGTGTTCGGAGCGCTGCGGGCCGGTGCCTCTGGATTCCTGCTCAAAACAGCATCCGCGGCCAGATCCTCACCGGGATCCGGGCAGCCGCGGGTGGCGATGCGGTGCTGGACGTCGCTGTCACCCGTCGGGTGCTCGACGCTCTCCCGGACGAGCCCGGCCCCGCTGCTGACGGCCCGCGGCCGGTGTCCGCGACTCTGGACACCCTGACCCAGCGGGAGCGGGAGGTGCTGCGCGCCTTGGGTTCCGGCCTGTCGAATGCACAGATCGCCGAGCAACTGGTGGTCGCGCTGCCGACGGTCAAGACGCACGTGTCCAACATTCTCGCGAAGCTGGGACTGACCTCCCGGGTACAGACGGCGTTGGCGGCTCGCTCGCTCGACGTCGCACCTTGAAGTCGCAAGATCTTAGGTGATCGAGCGTCGCCGGAGCAGCGAGGTCCCTGACGTGGCAAGGTCCCCGGCCGCGGCCGCGGATGAGTCTTCGGTGGCCAAACGGGTGAGGTACGAGCGAGCGGAGATCCCGCTCCCGAGCAACAACTTTCGCTGATCGCGCGACGCAGGAGTCGAGATCCTGTCAGGTTCCCGGGTACTCAGAACGGTGGCGGGTCGTCATCCGGTGCGTGCGGGGATGGCGCGAGTCGTGTGAGTTCGGGGTCGTCGGTGATGGTGGCGCCGAGGGGGGTGGTCCAAGTCATGCGGTTGCCGGTTTCGCGGATGGCGCGCCAGCGGGTGAAGGTCTTGAGTCGGTGGTGGAAGCGGCACAGGGCGTCGAGGTTCTCGGCGGTGGTGGGTCCACCTTCGGCGAAAGGCCTGCGGTGGTCGAGGTCGCTGTGGCGGGCGGGGTGGCGGCAGCCGGGGAATCGACACACTCGGTCGCGGAGCACGACCTGTTCGACGAGTTTCGCGGTGGGGCGGTGGATGTCGGCGCCGACGGTCAGATTCGTTGAAGTGGATGCGCAGCCGTAGCGGCAGCTGCTGTGTTGGTCTGGGGCGCCGCGGATGGCGATGCGGGCGCGCTTCGCTGACAGGGCCAGTGCCTGGACAAGATCGGCCGGGAGGGCGGGGTGGGACCCGAGGAGAGCGCCTTCGATGGCGGGCACCTTGTTCAGGTCGATGTCGGTGAGGGTGGCGGCGTCAATGATGACGGTGACCCCGGAATCGACGCTCTCCCAGTCGGGTGGCAGGACCTCGGGGAGTGGTTCTGCAGCAGCGGGTTGAGGCGGCCCAGATGGTTCGGTAGTTCCGCGGAGGTCGACGTGTCCGTGGGCGGCCAGACTGGTGAACAGGTCGGCGAACACGTCGGCGCGGCGTTGACCGATGGTGCGATCGGAGGGCAAGCCCTGGGCGACGTGGTCGAGGACAGATCTGGCCAGGACAGCTACCGGTGTGGGGACGTCGGCGCAGAAGCGACTCATCCCGTCCTCGCGTGAGGAGAGGTACACGTCGCGGTCGTGGCGGGCGCGTTCCTGCCGGCGGCGGATCGCGTCAGGGTCCAGCGCTGCAGCGCACCGGTCGACGAGTACCCGCACCCGGGCAACAGTTTTCGACCGCAGCAACACACCGCCGTCGGCGAGGAGTTGTTCTTCCACGAGTGCCCGGGCAGCAGGATTCAGGTCGCGGGTGCGGTCGGCCAGTGCCATCACCCGGGCCCGGTCGAGCCGGCCCTGTGCCCACAATCGATGTGCCAGCGGCAACGCGTCGACCACATCGGTGGATTCCAGCATCCGGGCTTGCGCGGTGGCAGGGGTCCAGGCGAGGCGGGCTCCGACCTCGGCCGCCGCGATCCTTTGTGCCTGATTCGAAGCGGCGTCATCCCATGCCGGGTCGCCGCTGACGGACACGTCCTGCCAGTGGGAAGCTTCGAAGTCGCTGCCGAGCAGCGCGTCAGCGCTGTCGACACCCATGGGTCCATCGGATCCGCCGTTGGTGACGGCGTCGAGGAGGTTCCCGATCGGCGCGGCGACGCCGGGTCGGCCGAGGGCTGCCATCGCGGCTGCTCGATGCGCCTCGGCCCAGGCAGTGACCCGGTCCAGTTGCACCACCAGTTCCGCGAGGCCCTGGGCGGCGGCGGGTGACGTCACGGGGTCGGGGACGGGGACGTCCCGGGTGATGCGGGGCGCGGCTGCCGCGGCGAGCAGGGAGTCACCGAGGCCTGCATCGGTGCCGGAGTCCAGCAGGGGGAGCGGTTCTGTGACAGTGGACAGGCGTCGGAGCCAGTCGGCGTCGACGTCACGCTTGGCGAGGTTCCGGCAGCGTTGGGTGAGGGTGCCGAGTTGGCAGAGATCGATCTGGATCGGCCTGGATTCGAGGGCGGCGCGCGCCGCGTCGACGTCCCCGTTTGCGTGTCCCCATCCCATGAACCAATGCTACAAGCGTTCGAGTCCGGTAGCTAGAACTGTATGGATGAAGCTGTTCCACGATCGGACCAGTGGGTCGATACTCCGCTGGAGCAACCGACTGGGAGTCTTCTGTCGATCCGTCCGAATGTACTGCGGCTCAACGCGTTCGGTCACCACTTCGACGCCCGGTGGACCAGCTGTCGGTAGGGCCCTCGATCGGATGAGCTCTGCTGCAACAGATTTCGGACGCATCCGGGGTCTCGTCTGCTGCGTCGCTCGACCACCGTGCTCTTGGCTCGACCGTCGTGGTGTCGGGGTCTCGACTCCTTCGTCGTTCGACCATCGAGGGCCACTGCCGGTCTCGACTCCTGAGATCCCGTGGTCGATCAACGCCCCCGGTGGTCCGGCGGGCGCCACCCCGGCGCCGGCCAGCACAGCATCGAGATCCGTCATCGCGCCGGCGTACCAGTCCAGCAGCGCGTCCCGGGGCAGTTCCGCGGTGATCGAGGCAACCATCAGCTCATCCACCCGGCGGAGCTCGACGTCCAACGGATCGCCGCCCGGATCGATCAGCCGACGGAGTGCGCGCACCGCCTCGCGGGTCTGTTCCAGCCGCTGCTCGAGTCGCTCGAGGTGGGCGGTCAGCAGCGGCTGCCGCCGGCTTTCGTCGAGATCACCGATCAGATCAGCGATCTCACGGACCGGCATGTCCAACTCGCGCAATCGACGGATCGTCTGGGCCGGACCGATCTGGTCCGCGGTGTAGTACCGGTAGCCGTTCCAAGGATTGATCTCGGCCGGCACCAGCAGACCACCGGAGTGATAGCGACGCAGCATCTTCACCGACAGATGCGTCACGGTCGAGAGCTCCCCGATGCTCAGTTACGTCTGCGAGCCAGCCGGGTGACCCCCGTCCCGGGGTCGAGGCCGTCCTCCAGGTACTGGCCGAGCAGCACCCGCCGACCCGACTGGTGCTCGGCGGTGCGGGCTTCGACGCCGTCACCGAGACGCTCGTGTCGAAGCTGGCGGACATCCGTTCCCACGAGGCGTTGAGCAGGTCGAGCGACTTCCCGCCGGATGGCGACAGGCCGGTCGAGCGCCGGGCCCGCGGCGGTGCGTCAGGAACAATGAACGCATGAGCCAACTCGACAAGGGTGCCAACCGTCCACTCACCGCGTTGCGACCGGACATCGTGGTCATCGGCGCCCAACGCGGGACGGTCGACCTGCTGGTCCTGCAGCTGACCGACGCGCGCAAGGTCCGCAGCGACGACGATCTGGTGTTCTGGGGGGCGACCCGGTCCCGAGAGGGGGCCGTCGAGCTCACCGCCGGCGATCGCGCCACCATCGACCTGACCGCGGTCCCACAGGATGTGTCGGTGCTCGCGGTTGCGGTCGCCATGGACGACGCCGCTCCCGGTTCGCTGGCCTCGGTCGCCGGCCTCGCGGTGACGGTCGGTGACACCGAACCGGTCTCCGCCGCCGCCAGCGGCCTCAGCGACGAGCGGGCAGCGGTGCTGGTCGAGCTGTATCGCAGGGACGGCGGCTGGAAGGTCCGCAACGTCTCCGCCGGCTGGTCGGGTGGCCTGTCCGCCCTGGTCACCGAACACGGCGTCACCCTGGACGACAGCGCCGCCGCAGCACCCCCACCGGCAGCAGTCCCAGCAGCCCCGCCAATGCCCGTCGCTCCCCCGATGCCGCCGCCCCCCGCACCCGGCACCGCAGTGAACTTCCCGCCCCCCTCCGCGCAGCTGCCGCCGCCGACCGGACCGGCCATCGACGCACCGCCGCCGGTGTCGTTCCCACCCCCGTCGCAGCCGGCCCCCGTAACCCCTGCTCCCGGAGGTGGGCAGCAACGGGTCGACCTGGGCAAGCGGAACGGCGCGATCAACCTGACCAAGGGTCAGCGCGTCGAGATCGACTCGTCGGAGCTGATCGTCGCCTCGATCACCTGGCCACCGGCCACCGACTACGACGTCTTCGCCCTCATCCGCTACCGCGACGGCCGGACCGAGGCGGTCTCGGCGTTCGGCACCAGCGACGACCCGAAGTTCAGCCTGGCTTCCGCCGACGGATCGGTCCGGCACCTGGGTGACGTAGGTAGGTCCGGCCCGGCCGGCGGCCGCAAGAAGAGCTCATGGTTCGGCGGCGGGAAGGCCGCCGCTTCCGGCGAGCCGGCACCGATGGCGGTGGAGCGCATCGAGATCCGTCCGCATGCCCAGATCGCCGCGATCGTGCCGGTGGCCTACTCGGCGCAGTCCAACGGTACCGGCTCCTTCCGCCGCTATCAGGTGTCGATGTCTCTGGACAACGGCCGCGGGACGACGGTGCAGGTCGACGCCACCAACGCCGACGCGAACGACCAGATCTACAGCTGCGTGCCCGGGATCATCCTGATCACCGACAGCGGCGTGGTGATCGACTCGCTGGAGCTGTACTCGGCGCCCGGATCCGAGCGGCGTCCGACGATCGGCCCCGACCTCTCCGTCCAGATGGACACCGGAGCGACGAACCTCTACAAGTGAGGCTGTGACGAGTGTGGCCGGCGCAGTCGGAAGATCCCCACCTCGCTGTCGAACTCCACCACCCCGGTGGCGAAGGCCGGGCCGATCACGTTCTGCCGCAACGCATCCACCGTTCCGGTCCGGAGCACCCGGCCGTCGATGACCCACCCGTCCTGACCGGCCCGCAGCGCTGCCTCGACGTCGTGGGTGGACACCAGGACAGGGATCGAGCGGTCCTCGGCGATCCTACGGAGCACGGCCAACAGCTCGATCCGGCCAGGCGCGTCCAGGAACGCGCTGGGCTCGTCGAGCACCAGCAATGCCGGATCCTGGGCCAGCGCCCTGGCGATCAGGATGCGCTGTCGTTGACCGTCGCTCATCTCCGCCAGCGGAACGTCGGCGAGCGACTCCGCGTGCAGCGCCGACAGTGCGCGCTCGACGGCCGCGCGGTCCTCCGCGCGCAGGATGCCGGCCGCACCGGTGTACGGCCGACGACCCAGCGCCACCACCTCGCCGCCGCGGAGCAGTCCTGGGTCGAACCTGTCGGTCAGCACCACCGCCAGCGAACGGGCCCTGGCACGCGGGCCCATCGCGGCCAGCGGGGCACCGTCCAGGGTTGCCGATCCACCCAGTGCCGGTTGCAGAGCGGCAATCGTCCGCAGCAGGGTCGACTTGCCGGAACCGTTGGGCCCCAACAGCACCGTCACCCTG from Nakamurella sp. A5-74 harbors:
- a CDS encoding LLM class F420-dependent oxidoreductase; translation: MSIRLGYQIPNFSYPGGDTAAIFPTVVAQAREAEAGGFDTVLLMDHFYQLPGIGAPEEPMMEAYTTLGALAASTKSIQLSTLVTGNTYRNPAMLAKTASTLDVISNGRAVLAIGAGWYELEHQQMGYEFGTFTDRFERLDESLQIIEPMLRGRHPELDGKWYSAHGTLNNPRVRDSLPIMLGGSGEKKTFGLAARFADHLNIICDASELPRKLDAVKQRCTEVDRDPATLETSFLAFGMIADTHEQADALVRDHLRSSGADPDTMDDDAFAAATDRIFYGTGEEVAEKLQHRVLDTGVDGIIINLVRTGHLPGAVEQAGEALAPLVR
- a CDS encoding AAA family ATPase; translated protein: MIVWLNGPFGAGKTTVARLLLASDPALVLFDPEQIGYLLQPVLTQRIPVGDFQDWRAWRILTAAALVALHEELKADLLVPQTVLVQRYWTEIAEALAAAQVPVRAFTLDVREPEHRRRIDADLHEPGAAGWRRDRRADYDAARSWLGAVTELIDTTDRSAEQVAARSAPHSICGRST
- a CDS encoding histidine kinase; translation: MVELEHAARLTRERAATARELHDVIAGHLSSIALQTSALTGADADRVPLNSGRPRSGRCRRSDARPTSGDPARRTGPTP
- a CDS encoding DUF222 domain-containing protein, whose amino-acid sequence is MGWGHANGDVDAARAALESRPIQIDLCQLGTLTQRCRNLAKRDVDADWLRRLSTVTEPLPLLDSGTDAGLGDSLLAAAAAPRITRDVPVPDPVTSPAAAQGLAELVVQLDRVTAWAEAHRAAAMAALGRPGVAAPIGNLLDAVTNGGSDGPMGVDSADALLGSDFEASHWQDVSVSGDPAWDDAASNQAQRIAAAEVGARLAWTPATAQARMLESTDVVDALPLAHRLWAQGRLDRARVMALADRTRDLNPAARALVEEQLLADGGVLLRSKTVARVRVLVDRCAAALDPDAIRRRQERARHDRDVYLSSREDGMSRFCADVPTPVAVLARSVLDHVAQGLPSDRTIGQRRADVFADLFTSLAAHGHVDLRGTTEPSGPPQPAAAEPLPEVLPPDWESVDSGVTVIIDAATLTDIDLNKVPAIEGALLGSHPALPADLVQALALSAKRARIAIRGAPDQHSSCRYGCASTSTNLTVGADIHRPTAKLVEQVVLRDRVCRFPGCRHPARHSDLDHRRPFAEGGPTTAENLDALCRFHHRLKTFTRWRAIRETGNRMTWTTPLGATITDDPELTRLAPSPHAPDDDPPPF
- a CDS encoding MerR family transcriptional regulator yields the protein MSIGELSTVTHLSVKMLRRYHSGGLLVPAEINPWNGYRYYTADQIGPAQTIRRLRELDMPVREIADLIGDLDESRRQPLLTAHLERLEQRLEQTREAVRALRRLIDPGGDPLDVELRRVDELMVASITAELPRDALLDWYAGAMTDLDAVLAGAGVAPAGPPGALIDHGISGVETGSGPRWSNDEGVETPTPRRSSQEHGGRATQQTRPRMRPKSVAAELIRSRALPTAGPPGVEVVTERVEPQYIRTDRQKTPSRLLQRSIDPLVRSWNSFIHTVLATGLERL
- a CDS encoding TerD family protein, producing MSQLDKGANRPLTALRPDIVVIGAQRGTVDLLVLQLTDARKVRSDDDLVFWGATRSREGAVELTAGDRATIDLTAVPQDVSVLAVAVAMDDAAPGSLASVAGLAVTVGDTEPVSAAASGLSDERAAVLVELYRRDGGWKVRNVSAGWSGGLSALVTEHGVTLDDSAAAAPPPAAVPAAPPMPVAPPMPPPPAPGTAVNFPPPSAQLPPPTGPAIDAPPPVSFPPPSQPAPVTPAPGGGQQRVDLGKRNGAINLTKGQRVEIDSSELIVASITWPPATDYDVFALIRYRDGRTEAVSAFGTSDDPKFSLASADGSVRHLGDVGRSGPAGGRKKSSWFGGGKAAASGEPAPMAVERIEIRPHAQIAAIVPVAYSAQSNGTGSFRRYQVSMSLDNGRGTTVQVDATNADANDQIYSCVPGIILITDSGVVIDSLELYSAPGSERRPTIGPDLSVQMDTGATNLYK
- a CDS encoding ABC transporter ATP-binding protein; the encoded protein is MSGAGLVLQELVIGYRRVPLLPPITTTAHPGRVTVLLGPNGSGKSTLLRTIAALQPALGGSATLDGAPLAAMGPRARARSLAVVLTDRFDPGLLRGGEVVALGRRPYTGAAGILRAEDRAAVERALSALHAESLADVPLAEMSDGQRQRILIARALAQDPALLVLDEPSAFLDAPGRIELLAVLRRIAEDRSIPVLVSTHDVEAALRAGQDGWVIDGRVLRTGTVDALRQNVIGPAFATGVVEFDSEVGIFRLRRPHSSQPHL